One region of Mycolicibacterium rhodesiae NBB3 genomic DNA includes:
- a CDS encoding LLM class F420-dependent oxidoreductase, producing MKLGLQLGYWGAQPPENHAELVAAAEEAGFDTVFTAEAWGSDAYTPLAWWGRETTKMRLGTSVIQLSARTPTACAMAALTLDHLSGGRHILGLGVSGPQVVEGWYGAKFPKPLARTREYIDILRQVWAREAPVHSDGPHYPLPLTGEGTTGLGKNLKPITHPLRADIPVMLGAEGPKNVALAAEICDGWLPIFYSPRIAGMYNEWLDEGFARPGARRTRETFEICATAQVVVTDDRAEIMELMKPHLALYMGGMGAEDTNFHADVYRRMGYAEVVDDVTKLFRSGQKDEAAKIIPDELVDDSAIVGDLAYVQEQIKAWEAAGVTMMVVGARSVEQIKDLAAQV from the coding sequence ATGAAGCTTGGTTTGCAGCTCGGATATTGGGGTGCGCAGCCGCCGGAGAACCACGCCGAACTGGTGGCAGCCGCGGAAGAGGCCGGCTTCGACACAGTGTTCACCGCGGAGGCCTGGGGTTCGGATGCCTACACGCCGTTGGCCTGGTGGGGCCGCGAAACGACGAAGATGCGGCTCGGTACCTCGGTCATCCAACTTTCGGCCAGGACGCCGACCGCGTGCGCGATGGCTGCGCTGACGCTGGACCACCTCTCCGGCGGCAGGCACATCCTCGGCCTCGGAGTCTCGGGCCCGCAGGTCGTCGAGGGTTGGTACGGCGCGAAATTCCCGAAGCCGCTGGCGCGCACCCGGGAGTACATCGACATCCTGCGCCAGGTGTGGGCTCGCGAGGCGCCGGTGCACAGCGACGGCCCGCACTACCCCCTGCCGTTGACCGGTGAGGGCACCACCGGGCTCGGCAAGAACCTCAAGCCGATCACCCATCCGCTGCGAGCCGACATCCCGGTGATGCTGGGCGCCGAAGGCCCGAAGAACGTCGCGCTGGCCGCCGAGATCTGCGACGGCTGGCTGCCCATCTTCTACTCGCCGCGGATCGCGGGCATGTACAACGAGTGGCTCGACGAGGGATTCGCGCGTCCGGGCGCGCGGCGCACCCGGGAGACCTTCGAGATCTGCGCGACCGCGCAGGTGGTCGTCACCGACGATCGCGCCGAGATCATGGAGTTGATGAAGCCGCACCTGGCGCTCTACATGGGCGGCATGGGTGCGGAGGACACCAACTTCCACGCCGACGTCTACCGTCGGATGGGGTATGCCGAGGTGGTCGACGACGTCACCAAGCTGTTCCGGTCAGGGCAAAAGGACGAGGCGGCCAAGATCATCCCCGACGAACTCGTTGACGACTCGGCGATCGTGGGCGACCTTGCTTACGTGCAGGAACAGATCAAGGCGTGGGAGGCCGCGGGCGTGACGATGATGGTCGTCGGCGCGCGCTCGGTCGAACAGATCAAGGATCTCGCCGCACAGGTCTAG
- a CDS encoding acetoacetate decarboxylase family protein yields MSQHTIAGTVLTMPVRVRTATQHMAMFSVDADAAQAMIDYSGFQVCRYRPGKAMAVLMLMRYIDTDLGEYYEYGTNVMVNPPGSDATGMRALQSAGAFVHHLPVDQSFTLEAGCKIWGYPKVMADFTIRDGHTYSFDVTIDGQFAVGMDFKRGLKLPSALTSKPQSHPTYSYRDGIRRETVGEMITTDVRYRPGGATVRLGEHPYAKELASLGFPKRAMVSGSAGNVDMTFADAQEV; encoded by the coding sequence ATGAGCCAGCACACAATCGCCGGCACGGTGCTGACCATGCCGGTCAGGGTCCGCACCGCGACGCAGCACATGGCGATGTTCTCGGTCGATGCCGACGCCGCCCAGGCGATGATCGACTACAGCGGTTTTCAGGTCTGCCGCTACCGGCCCGGAAAAGCGATGGCCGTCCTGATGCTGATGCGCTATATCGACACCGACCTCGGTGAGTACTACGAGTACGGGACCAACGTCATGGTCAACCCGCCGGGGAGCGACGCGACGGGTATGCGCGCGCTGCAGTCAGCGGGGGCGTTCGTCCACCACCTCCCCGTCGATCAGTCGTTCACGCTCGAAGCGGGATGCAAGATCTGGGGCTACCCGAAGGTGATGGCCGACTTCACGATCCGCGATGGCCATACCTACTCGTTCGACGTGACGATCGACGGCCAGTTCGCCGTCGGCATGGACTTCAAACGCGGACTAAAGCTGCCGTCGGCGTTGACGTCGAAGCCGCAGTCGCATCCCACGTATTCGTACCGCGACGGTATCCGTCGTGAGACCGTCGGCGAGATGATCACGACCGATGTGCGGTACCGGCCCGGGGGTGCGACCGTTCGGCTCGGCGAACATCCATACGCGAAAGAACTGGCCTCGCTGGGCTTCCCGAAACGCGCGATGGTCTCCGGTTCGGCGGGAAACGTAGACATGACATTCGCAGACGCGCAGGAGGTTTGA
- a CDS encoding cytochrome P450 — MTTTVSTKPDVDLADGGFYADRPASREAYKWMRANEPVFRDRNGLAAATTYEAVIDAERNPELFSNAGGIRPDQDALPMMIDMDDPEHLLRRKLVNAGFTRKRLKVQGDSISSLCDYLIDRVCERGECDFVKDIAAPLPMAVIGDMLGVLPEERELFLKWSDDMMEGLSSTVSEADMQVTLDAFMAYNNYTMDKIEQRRKEPTEDLISVLVHAEVDGQRLSDNDILQETLLILVGGDETTRHTISGGIEQLIRHPKQWELLQRNPDLVPIAIEEMLRWTSPLKNMARTITADTDFHGTQLRKGEKMLLMFESANFDEAQFGDPENFNVQRDPNSHLAFGFGTHFCLGNQLARIELINMIGAVLKRLPDLQLATDAVLPLRPANFVSGLESMPVTFTPTKPGG, encoded by the coding sequence ATGACGACAACGGTGTCGACGAAGCCCGACGTGGACCTTGCCGACGGCGGGTTCTATGCCGACCGACCCGCATCCCGCGAGGCATACAAGTGGATGCGCGCAAACGAACCCGTATTCAGGGACCGCAACGGGCTGGCCGCCGCGACAACGTACGAGGCCGTGATCGATGCGGAGCGAAACCCCGAGTTGTTCTCGAACGCCGGCGGTATCCGTCCCGATCAAGACGCGCTGCCGATGATGATCGACATGGACGATCCGGAACATCTGTTGCGTCGCAAGCTCGTCAACGCCGGCTTCACGCGGAAGCGGTTGAAGGTTCAAGGCGATTCGATCAGCTCGCTGTGCGATTACCTCATCGACCGGGTCTGCGAGCGCGGTGAATGCGACTTCGTCAAAGACATCGCCGCGCCGCTGCCGATGGCGGTGATCGGCGACATGCTCGGTGTGCTTCCTGAAGAACGAGAGCTGTTCCTCAAGTGGTCCGACGACATGATGGAAGGCCTGAGTTCCACTGTGTCCGAGGCTGATATGCAGGTCACCTTGGATGCCTTCATGGCGTACAACAACTACACGATGGACAAGATCGAACAGCGTCGAAAAGAGCCGACCGAGGACTTGATCAGTGTCCTGGTACATGCCGAGGTCGATGGCCAACGGCTGTCCGATAACGACATCCTGCAGGAGACCCTGCTGATCCTCGTTGGCGGTGACGAAACGACACGGCACACGATCTCCGGTGGAATCGAACAGCTCATCCGCCACCCGAAGCAGTGGGAGCTGTTGCAGCGCAACCCCGACCTGGTCCCCATCGCCATCGAGGAGATGCTGCGCTGGACCTCGCCGTTGAAGAACATGGCGCGCACGATCACTGCCGACACCGACTTTCACGGGACACAGTTGCGCAAGGGCGAGAAGATGCTGCTGATGTTCGAGTCGGCGAACTTCGACGAGGCTCAGTTCGGTGATCCCGAAAACTTCAACGTCCAGCGAGATCCCAACAGCCATCTGGCATTCGGCTTCGGCACGCATTTCTGCCTCGGCAACCAGCTGGCCAGAATCGAGCTGATCAACATGATCGGCGCGGTCCTGAAGCGGCTGCCCGATCTGCAGCTGGCAACCGATGCCGTGTTGCCCCTGCGGCCGGCAAACTTCGTCAGCGGCCTCGAGTCGATGCCAGTGACGTTCACCCCGACCAAGCCAGGGGGCTAG
- a CDS encoding crotonase/enoyl-CoA hydratase family protein: MSDEEKSANGPDALIEQRGHTLIVTMNRPEKRNALSTEMMSIMVDAWNRVDEDPEIRTCILTGAGGYFCAGMDLKKADQQSPGDSFKGGFDPTRIDALLKGRRLTKPLIAAVEGPAIAGGTEILQGTDIRVAGESAKFGVSEAKWSLYPMGGSAVRLVRQIPYTIACDILLTGRHLTAAEAKEIGLIGYVVPDGSALDKALEIAEVINNNGPLAVQAILKTIRETEGMHENDAFKPDTQNGIPVFLSEDSKEGPKAFLEKRKPVWKMK; encoded by the coding sequence GTGAGCGACGAAGAAAAATCTGCAAATGGCCCCGACGCCCTCATTGAGCAGCGCGGACACACCTTGATCGTCACCATGAACCGCCCGGAGAAGCGCAACGCGCTTTCCACCGAGATGATGTCGATCATGGTCGACGCGTGGAACCGCGTCGACGAAGATCCGGAGATCCGCACGTGCATCCTCACCGGTGCCGGTGGCTACTTCTGCGCGGGCATGGACCTCAAGAAGGCCGATCAGCAGTCCCCCGGTGACAGCTTCAAGGGCGGCTTCGACCCGACACGCATCGACGCATTGCTCAAGGGGCGCCGCCTGACCAAGCCGCTGATCGCGGCGGTCGAGGGTCCGGCCATCGCGGGCGGCACCGAGATCCTGCAGGGCACCGACATCCGGGTGGCGGGCGAGAGCGCCAAGTTCGGCGTCTCGGAGGCCAAGTGGAGCCTGTACCCGATGGGCGGCTCCGCGGTCCGTCTGGTCCGCCAGATTCCCTACACGATCGCCTGCGACATCTTGCTGACCGGTCGCCACCTCACCGCCGCCGAGGCCAAGGAGATCGGTCTGATCGGCTACGTGGTGCCCGACGGCTCGGCGCTGGACAAGGCCCTGGAGATCGCCGAGGTGATCAACAACAACGGTCCGCTCGCGGTTCAGGCGATCCTGAAGACCATTCGCGAGACCGAAGGCATGCACGAGAACGACGCGTTCAAGCCGGACACTCAGAACGGCATTCCGGTCTTCCTCTCCGAGGACTCCAAGGAGGGGCCGAAGGCGTTCCTGGAGAAGCGCAAGCCCGTTTGGAAGATGAAGTAG